The following are encoded in a window of Helicobacter ganmani genomic DNA:
- a CDS encoding MqnA/MqnD/SBP family protein, translating into MRFGKIDYLNLLPFETFVRAYPKPSHFQLFYNKKKSYPAKLNREFLFGRIDAGFVSSITALRARRERFWASQVGIVARKEVLSVICLPKEKGEDYQSATSNALLKVLGLKGRVLIGDRALVEVLKQKSNHQKDYVDLGKFWVKKEHLPFVFGRLCVKKNHSFYKKLIHSFYKKHIKIPHFLLTKAALKSGISKQEILQYLQVLSYKIDKKANFGVERFYRNLRILKIKAPRRF; encoded by the coding sequence ATGCGCTTTGGAAAAATTGATTACCTTAATCTTTTGCCTTTTGAAACTTTTGTGCGGGCATATCCTAAGCCATCGCATTTTCAATTATTTTATAACAAAAAAAAATCTTATCCTGCAAAGTTGAATCGTGAATTTTTGTTTGGGCGCATTGATGCGGGATTTGTTTCATCTATCACGGCACTTAGGGCAAGGAGAGAGCGTTTTTGGGCTTCGCAAGTTGGAATCGTAGCACGCAAGGAAGTTTTAAGTGTAATTTGCTTGCCAAAGGAAAAGGGAGAAGATTATCAATCTGCGACCTCTAATGCGCTTTTAAAAGTTCTTGGTTTAAAGGGACGTGTATTAATAGGAGATAGAGCACTTGTAGAGGTTTTGAAGCAGAAAAGTAACCATCAAAAAGATTATGTGGATTTGGGCAAGTTTTGGGTAAAAAAGGAACATTTACCTTTTGTTTTTGGGAGATTGTGCGTCAAAAAGAATCATTCTTTTTATAAAAAATTAATCCATTCTTTTTATAAAAAGCATATTAAGATTCCACATTTTTTGCTAACAAAAGCTGCACTTAAAAGCGGAATTTCAAAACAAGAGATATTACAATATCTCCAAGTGTTGTCTTATAAAATAGACAAAAAAGCAAATTTTGGCGTGGAAAGATTTTATAGAAATTTAAGGATTTTAAAGATTAAAGCACCACGGAGATTTTAG
- the ndk gene encoding nucleoside-diphosphate kinase, giving the protein MEQTLSIIKPDAVKKNVIGKIVDRFESNGLRIAAMKKIRLSRCDAKDFYAVHKERPFFGELVDFMVSGPVVVMVLEGLNAVAKNRELMGSTNPKEAAPGTIRADFAESIDANAVHGSDSLENAKKEIAFFFATKEIC; this is encoded by the coding sequence ATGGAGCAAACATTATCCATTATCAAGCCTGATGCGGTGAAAAAAAATGTTATTGGAAAAATTGTTGATCGCTTTGAAAGTAATGGGCTAAGAATCGCAGCAATGAAAAAAATCAGACTTAGCCGATGCGATGCAAAAGATTTTTATGCAGTGCATAAAGAGCGTCCCTTTTTTGGCGAGTTGGTAGATTTTATGGTAAGCGGACCAGTTGTGGTTATGGTGCTTGAAGGATTGAACGCGGTAGCAAAAAACCGCGAACTAATGGGTTCAACTAATCCAAAAGAAGCAGCACCCGGCACCATTCGCGCGGATTTTGCAGAGAGTATTGATGCAAATGCAGTGCATGGAAGTGATAGTTTGGAAAATGCTAAAAAAGAAATTGCATTTTTCTTTGCTACAAAGGAAATTTGCTAG